Within the Hevea brasiliensis isolate MT/VB/25A 57/8 chromosome 2, ASM3005281v1, whole genome shotgun sequence genome, the region GAGTTTGCTGAGCTATATGTGGTAAAATGGAGCTTCTTAATGGTACCTCCAATCACAATAATGATGTTGAACCTGATTGCAATTGCAGTAGGAGTAGCAAGGACCATGTATAGTACTTATCCACAATGGAGCAAGCTTCTTGGAGGAGTGTTCTTCAGCTTCTGGGTATTGTCCCATCTATACCCATTTGCAAAAGGCTTAATGGGAAGAAGGGGGAAGGTCCCAACCATTGTCTATGTCTGGTCCGGATTGCTCTCCATCATCATTTCTCTGCTCTGGGTGTACATTAGTCCTCCTTCTGGAAGGGAAGAAGACTACATGAAGTTTCACTTCCCTTGATATATGAAGTTTCACCTCCTGGTTATATTATATATGTAGGCATGTGGGCTATATGTAACAGCAGCAGACAAAATGTGAAGTTTCTCAACTTCATCTTTGTAGTTTTACTTTACTCTGTAATTGATTTGAATTCTGCACCTTCATTCTCACCTTCTCCTTGTGCGTTATATGCTGGAACTTGGAAAATTGTTACCATTCATTGGTCGTCTAAGTTATATAATCTGACTCTTAGAAGCTGCAAGTTTTTCATGTTGTTGTGAGAAATAAGTATCAAATGCATTGTTTAATGGGACAAATATCTGAGATATAATCTTTCTCCTACATGACGTTTCTCTTGCGAACTGAACTGTCACATATGCCAAAGATGACAGTCCAGATCCCACCTCTGTTATTCTGAAAAAGCAATGTGTCACAAGTCAATAATGCCCAACAAATTTAATAGGCACTGCAGAAGTCCTGTATTCTAAGTTTAGGCAATCAAACTCCTAAATTTTGCTATCCCTAAATTGATTTTTTATAATGTTTCACCAGTTTAATTGTAGTTGTGAATGTGCAGGGAGAAATGGCAACTAACTTAACAGAAATTTAACTCAAAGTAAATAATGTTGGCACTTCCAGAAATTTAACTCAATGTCTTGCTAACCACATTTTATCAGGTTCTAATAAAATGAAGTCACCCACATTTCTCACTGAAAGCTAACCTCCTGAGGAAACTTCGCAGGGTAAAACAATCAACCAATTCAGCCCCCCATCCAATAAGGAAGCTAAGTTTTCAATGTTATCTTCCCTTTTAGCTGTTACCACAAGCTAAATCTGCTCTCTAAGTTGGCTTGTAAGATAAATCCAGTGGTTCTGAATCAACTAGTAATCCAGTATATGGACAATGGGTAATTTTACTCCCCTCCCCCCTGTTAGAGACACTGGGTACTTGCAGGATTTACAATGAATTCACCTTATAAGTAATCATTAGCTCAGGAAAattctaataatattaatttgacCAGCCTAACTACCAGGCTAATTATAGTGCCTATATCATAGAACGCTACCAATATACCATCATTATTATCCTGCTGGAATTGGTGATTTGTTGTACCTGTTACTCTTTGTAATTTTTATGTCCCAGGCAAAAGTTACCCCCTTATAATGTCTACTCATAGATACACTAATTCCTGGATTTGTCCCCCTTTAAAAAAATGATTCCTGCCACTAAGTGGTATGTCCCACTCGATAGGAGAGGCTAACTGCCTTGTGTTTAGAGGTTAGGCCTTAGCAAAGGTTATAATTGTAGCACACCGTAATATACATACACTACCAATCAGAGAACAAATTGTGGTGGTGGACCATGGATTTTCAATAGTCCTTTGTTTCTCACGTCAACCGCTATTTCTAGCTGTAAAGGCCGTGAAATTTAGGCTTAAACCATTCTCATGTGTGCTTGTGCCCTGATGATCGTGGGCCTTCCAAATGACCTTGGCGATTACCTGTGATAAAGAAAAAAAGCTTAGAGAGAACCCCAGTTCTAATTAGTGTTCACTTTGATGATGAAGTCAAACAATGAGGTCACTACTACGTGAAAGTAATCACTCAAGATTAAATGGATGCACCTTTTTGTATATGGGGACTCTTAATTCATGTTGGACGTCATTTAATGAGTGAAGTAAGGTTATTGTGACATGGTAATCATAATTTTTTAAGGATTTGATGCTGCTTCCTGTTACAAGACATTCGAAGTAAGGTTTCCTACAGCCGATGGACCCTTAGCTAGTTGGCCTAGAAGTAAATATATCGTCTTGACACGGTGCTGTGCCTGATAACTGATCTCGGGTTCTTTATCTTCTTTTGTTCCTTCAGCTGCACATGTTCCGTTGACGAGATGTTTTATACCAGAAAATAAATTCGATTCCTGGTTTCGTAAGGATCTCAGTTGCTTGAAGCTTTGAAGGCTGAAGGAGGTGTATCTGTCTCATTCTAAAGCCGCCAACCTGGAATGATGGAGCTAAATTCGAAAACGCAAGgagaagagaaaggaaagatcAAGCAACGCCAGGGCCTTTTCCTGTAATTAGTGTTCCCTGTTCAAGATTCTGTTATCCTTGACACCCAAGATGCGTAGGCTGCAGCCATATTCAATGGTTTATGCTATGGGACCCATTTTTTGTTGTTTTAAGCGTCTTCTGGAGCACATTTGATGGTCCATGAAATACTACTCCAGCAGAGAGCATTGACCAATTACATTGACCAAGGAGTTCTAAATTGGCTTTAGGTGCATGCAATGAAAGTTTTTCTTTTCCCTACTattaataaaagtttttaatatatGCGCgtgaataaatataatatttcctttattaatgtaaataaattttcactttccaattttatttgataataatgtaaatttttaaaatttaaatataaattattaactttaatttaatcattttagtAAATGTAtatttattatctttatttttttatctcattatttttattgccattttttaaaatttttgaatgaattataaattaaaaacttACATTATAATTAATCTTTTCTTCAGATTTACTATTTTGGATCATTTTCTAATTCACCCGCCTATGCCAGTAGGCATACAGAATTACAGATATAAGAATGAGAAATCATCAGAATATTGCGTGTTATCATCTGCAATTCGAACCACATgacatgaattaaaaaaaaaaaaaaaatcgtgcGGTATGGGCCCATCTGTTCGGTGCTCTTGATGTGCAAAACTTGAATCAAAACTAATGGACTCCAATTGTTGTGTTGCACCGTATCATTGCCCGGCTAATCCATTTGCATTCTGGAACCATCTAACCCTACTtaatgattaaaatttaaaacaattattttggcATGACATTACAACAATTAGCCAAGACAAATCTGTCAAGTTCAGATTGATATCTTTATGATTTCACAGCTGAGAGGCTGTTGCCAAGTCCTAATCAGTTTTCCTAACAAATTAATTAGGTTTATCTCGGCAGCCTTAACAATCGGAAGGCAATACGATTAAAAGCATCCAACAACGTAGAACCAGAGCATAAAACTGGTGAGTTAACAGATCAACAATTAAATACAATCCAATGGTGTTATAAACTAAAGAGTTAAGACCACATGTTAAGCAGCTGATTCCAGGAAGCAAATGGCCACGTGTGATGCCAGGGCAGAAGGAATCGGTCCCCACCTCAACTTTGGACAGTTCCCACGCAACAAATAATAAATTTTGGGTCCCTTTCAATGCTGCAATTAAGTTTCGATTGTTCAACATCCTAACATCTATTAAAcccaaaaataatattactaaTTTCTAATGGCCTTATTTGTTAGCTGGATAaactataaatatattattaattcgaTCACGCATGGTAGATTTATCCAGAACAACACTAAATTGCGCAGAGGGACAAATAATGAGGTTGTTCACAAGCCTCCCGCTGCCGCCAACGAATACAACACCATCCAAAACTATACACTCCCGTCGGCATGACTTTGCTACCATCACACCACCTCTTAGATTCTTCCGATTGCTAATTCAAGCTTTTCCTCCAGCCAGCACCACACTCCTTTGCTTTGGAAGACGAGCACTCGGTTCTTTTCGGCCATTACACAAAATGGACAACCGACTAGCAACTTCGCTCACATCACATGCCCCCCTTCACCTTTTTGGTCATTGCACTCCACCTACAACGTATACATAACTTTATCATTCTTTCTCATTATTATTTTACTTTCTCAGTGCCTCATTTGACAAATTATACCTTCTTATTCTACAAAATGCCTTGCAAAAGCTAAAGAGACATGCATGATATAACAAAATTGCCTCTGCCTAACAGTGAATCAGCACTCGACCACAAAACCCAAATGGCCTAACAagcgttcaaaaaaaaaaaaaaaaaacatcaatGCCACCAATCGCCTCCACCTTCCACCAAAGACGCTAAAGGGAGGGGAACGAAGTAACTAAAAAGAGGAAAACCCCGCAAGCCTAAAGCCTAAACAAGTTGACCGACACCAGGATGCTAATAATCTACAAATGCCCAATTGCAATTGCACTAGTAATTTAATGATATTAATTAGtgcaatttggtcatttcaatATATCTCCACCTCAATAATACCACTCTTGCGTGGACCGTCTGGTCTGCCTCCTCCCTCCATTGAATATCTGCAGCCGACAGACCAGTTCTGGCCCTAATTGCTACTGTTACCTATAATGCAAATCCAACAAACAATTACAACGGTTAAATTAAATATCTTCCTGTTTCTtcacttttttttcttcttttatttccaGAGACAAATAACAAAAAATAGAATACAAATCGCCCGTCAAATGACTTGATATCATAactaaaaaaatgaaaatcaaatataaatcgGTAAGGTTTAGTAAGAGAAGACACAAATAATGAAGAAAGAAATGCCCAAAAgagaaaaaccaaaaaaaatgaaaattagtgACAAAAACAGTGCAGGGGGAATTTACCGTCGGCGACTACTGCGATTCAATGTGAGTGTCCGTACAAGTCGTATGGAGCCCATAAAGCATCAAGTGGGCAAGGTTGCCTCGAGTCGATCCTGAGCCAGGGCTTGCCACTGCCGGACCAATGTAGAAGGCTAACTGCACCTGGATGCAGATCACGACAGCTGCCTCTCACATTATCACCACCTAATCCGTGTTGGTTCCACCGGTGCTCGATCGGCGCCACGTGTCCGGCGAAAACCAAGAGGAACGGCGGCAGTGACCCCAGCTCATAAATCCGGTCACTCTTCTGGATCTCCATCCACCTCTCAATCCGCTTTGTGTACCCAACCCGTCTCCACTTTGCCAGATCTATCACCATTACTCCAGTGTTGAAGTAACACGATTTCCGACCACTAAAAGTACTGGAAAACCTTGTATTCGACCAGAAACTCGCCGTGAAATATTTCGTGAAGTTTGCGTGGCAGTATTCCGGGGCACCGATTGTTCTAGAACCCAAATTCGTAGTCCACAGCTTTGCAATATCATCAACCACAACCAAATCGGAGTCCAAGTAGATCACTCTACGAACGCAAGGCTCCAGCAGATCAACCAAGTAATTCCTAGCGTAATTGAGCGGCTGTTCAAGAGCTTGCCTAACGGAAGTGGAGATCAGATTTCGCACAATATCTGGATCGAAATAATACACCTTGAACTTCAATTGAGGGAAAGTAGACCGCACTAGGTATTCCAGATTGGTCTCCGAAACCAAAAAGTGAAAGAAAACACTCTCTGGACACAATGAATGCTGCAATATGGAGTGTACAGCGGCGATTGACCCCCGGAGATACTCAACATCGAGTGTAATGGCAACGTGTACCAAGTTAGGATCGCAGACACCAGTTTTCCCTGAGATTAGGTTATCACTGGAGCTACATTTATCGGCATTGCGGAATACAGCCGCTTTTCGAAAGGAGAATCGGTCCGGCGAATAGGCGCCAAGATTTCCCAAGAAGCTGTCGAGGTGAGAAGATCGAATGGCCTCAGCAGGAGAGAAGGACTGGAGAGAGGGGGAGAGGATAATCATGATCATAGCTGCAGAAAAGAAGCCTGAGAAACGCATAATCCAGAGCATTTTCCCACGGTAAatccctctcctcttctttttCTTAGATTTGAAATCGACGCGATCTGGCAAGAAGGAGAAAAGAAAGGATCGAAGCAACGCAATGGTTCCTTTAAGGTCTGCCAGATTGAGCTGTGGAGATGAGAAATGGAgagattaaaacccaagaaagaaGCACGAATCGATATTTTCCTCTGTTTGAAAGCAGAAATGCCGTGGGAACGAAGCGACCTTACAGGAGAGAGAAAATAGATGAATCCATGAAACCAAACCAGGGCGCTGAATCAGGCCCCGGTGCTTTGCTGCGCTCTGGTCTCCCACCTCTCCCTCTCCGTCTCTCTGCGCGCTCTATATCTCTAGCTATTGGCCTCTGAGAGAGGGCGATAGAAGCAGAACAGAGACACAAGCTGATagcagaggagagagagagaagggagaggtaCTTTCTGTTTGTTTTTCCAGCTGAGCCTTGCGTTTTCCACCATAGAAATCCACGGCCAAAaccaaaataatatatataaattttataattattagagTAAAACCATAATaagtaaataaaataagaaaataatttagtAACGCACGATTAATTTCCGTAAGTGCATACACAATTGATTGGGAGAAGCCGAGAGGGTATATAGAGGGAAACAACCAGCTGTTCTTGTCCTCTAACACAATTACGATTGTTACACGTCACTCATTCTCCTTTGGGTGCGTATATTAGTATTATTGTCAATACTCTCCAGCACTTACTTACCCATCGCCATGGGCTCCCACGCCTATCCACAAAATTAATcaattattacttttttttttttttccttttaatcgCCACGCTTTTCCTTCGGAGGAAAAAGTGTATATATAGGATGGATGAAGCATCAACGTCATATTAACTTAATAGAGGAGTCTttccttttaaaaaaattttaaaaataaaaataaaaggggTCTTTTGCACTCCTCCAATCACTGTGCCACACCTAAAAGACGTGTTCACAGACCTCTTGCCATGTTGGCTTTACTTTTGAAAGCTATAACATAAAGTTATAAAAACAACCAATAAGCTAATTAATTGTTCATATACCTCTCGTATTTCCACTTTTCTTTttattactgaccaaaattataAAAGCCTTATTACTTCTCATTTGCTTGGTATATTTACatgtaatttttgttattttaggTAATTTTTGtgtagttttattttttttatttggattATATGCCAAATTTGCCAAAACAATATCAAATCTTTAATTAAGGGAAATCTTCTAGTTATTTCTTTATCATCCTCCTCTTATTCTATTTCTACCTTTTCTCCTTGTCTGttgtgtgtataaattatttttaataatttactttattttctatcattaattaaaattttattaaatcatccactaataactattaataaaataaaatttactttaaataactaaaaaaaacTCCATTTAACAATACTTCATTgtcaattattaataaaattaaaataattatcaacgccttaaatttatttcaaacatATTACTggattcatttaatttttattaaattaaaaaaaaatatttcaaacatATAAATAATATGATAAAATCATCTAAAATAAAATTCCATCAAAATTGTTGTGAAACAGTAACCATAGTCGGTCCTTATCAAGTAACAAATAATCGATGCCCTAAATTTGCTCCACAAAAAGAAAGGATTCACTAAGGTAAGAAGACGGAACAAATTGAAAGCAACCATCTCTCTATCCCATTCTCTCTTTAcacatatatattatatatataatttatttattaaaattgacTTGTGATCCTTTTTTATATAAAGCCACATATAAACATTTCATTTTCAATAATGAAAATTCTATCTTAAATACCAAACTAAAAGAAAATGTGTAAGACGTGGATTCCTTCTATTTCTAGCAGGCAAAAAGCAAAgtaataaatttaagatatatatattagaaatttaaaatttaaaaaaattgttgttgaaaattatttcaaaaagttatttaattgttttaaaattttataattaaatatgttatatttattgtctaaataattttaattaatttatttaaatatacatatttttttaatagtaaCTCTAATAATAATTTCAAACAGCAATTGATAGAGCATAATTATTGGTTTTTTTGCTTTTTATGAATGCATAATTATTAGAGGGGACTGATAAAAGTTGTTAATgagtaatatttaattttcatccaattaaattaaaaattcaattttaaacgaatataattaaatataaatttaatgaatttcaattcaaaatcaCACTGCATTCTTGTCTAACTGGAAATAGATAAACCCATCAAAAATAATCATGAGAACATAttaacaattaattaaattaaacaattttAAATAAACAAAGCATGCCAAAATGGGAAGAGATGAACCCATGTGATGTGATGATAATATTGCCAAATAAACACCGCAAGAAAAATTATTGATACAGAAACGCATGTTCTCTGCAATCAACtcatcaaaaataaaataaaaatgtaaatgtttgagaaaaaaaaaatgtataattAGGTGCACATTTACTATAATGGACTCGTCCAAGGGACAGCCAGATTATTTGTTTATGGGTGGGCATGTTGATCGGGTCCCGCAGAATCTACGGGTCCCACCCAATAGCATTGTTTGGTTTGTCATCTAGCTCTTATGCAATGCGCagtaaaatctaaaattttacatATATCGAGATGTTGCTGGAAAAAAGTTGGGCATGAACAAAGGAAATCCTGTGTAATAAATCCATCAGAAAACATCAGAACCTTTTCTCTCAGGCTTTCACAGAGCGGGTGTTATGAGGGAGGTAGTGTAGACCAGCTGTAAAAGTCAAACCAATTATAGGAGAGCACGTGTCTACATCTTTACCATTAGTGTGTCAGGTCCCATTTTTATAGATTGCAGATGTACGGTGCACGGTGCACCTGCATCCTGAGCATCGCAGCTGTGCATTACATGATTAAACCTTGTGAAGCGTGTTCCTTGGTGAGCACATTTTATCAGTCCGTACACCTGTGCCCCTTACGATCCAGCCTGGCCTCCACCCTTCAGTTTATGGGTCGGATCGGATCCTCCATTGATACAATCAAATCTTCCCATCACCGCCATACCCATGCTTCGTAACATGGGACCGACCAACAGAGCTATACTgtatcaatcatttttttttttttttgtggtcaAGTACAGGAAAAAGGGGGAGGTATTCTCGAACCAGGCACGATGAGATTTTGAGAAGTGCCTTATGCCACCAGCTACG harbors:
- the LOC110659255 gene encoding probable galacturonosyltransferase-like 7 — encoded protein: MLWIMRFSGFFSAAMIMIILSPSLQSFSPAEAIRSSHLDSFLGNLGAYSPDRFSFRKAAVFRNADKCSSSDNLISGKTGVCDPNLVHVAITLDVEYLRGSIAAVHSILQHSLCPESVFFHFLVSETNLEYLVRSTFPQLKFKVYYFDPDIVRNLISTSVRQALEQPLNYARNYLVDLLEPCVRRVIYLDSDLVVVDDIAKLWTTNLGSRTIGAPEYCHANFTKYFTASFWSNTRFSSTFSGRKSCYFNTGVMVIDLAKWRRVGYTKRIERWMEIQKSDRIYELGSLPPFLLVFAGHVAPIEHRWNQHGLGGDNVRGSCRDLHPGAVSLLHWSGSGKPWLRIDSRQPCPLDALWAPYDLYGHSH